One Cylindrospermum stagnale PCC 7417 DNA segment encodes these proteins:
- a CDS encoding diiron oxygenase, with amino-acid sequence MLSLKKVHNGSDGYNSVFQSWHEQASIRVKSRRVISEDELEGKVFFPPESFPVISHPLIKERGEHIIKKLLIYRLYSYLDFTENLELQIVNPIAYKIAHNQLNIDMSREKRLDAYKIYVDEAYHALFSVDIKTQVEKVTGIASLDLGTPNFLQRLSHIQESVDSNLQEIIKVFWTIVSETLITGILAEMPKNKDVVTPVREMIKDHAQDESHHHVYFASLLETLWFQLQPKYRSVIGPLLPEMIFAFLEPDITVIKYCLGAVGLESQEIDMVVKESYSRRDVILGVKKAANVTLKHFDINGIFEDPYTAEAFEKSGLFS; translated from the coding sequence ATGCTTTCTTTAAAAAAAGTCCACAATGGATCTGATGGTTATAATAGTGTATTTCAAAGTTGGCACGAACAGGCATCCATAAGAGTCAAGTCTCGTAGAGTCATATCAGAAGATGAACTCGAAGGAAAGGTATTTTTTCCACCGGAGTCGTTCCCTGTAATTTCACACCCTCTTATTAAGGAACGGGGTGAACATATCATCAAAAAACTGCTTATTTATCGTCTATACAGTTACTTAGATTTTACAGAAAATCTAGAACTTCAAATAGTAAATCCCATAGCCTATAAGATAGCTCATAATCAACTGAATATCGATATGTCTAGGGAAAAGAGGCTGGATGCCTATAAAATTTACGTTGATGAAGCATATCATGCATTATTTTCTGTAGATATTAAGACCCAGGTAGAAAAAGTAACTGGAATAGCTTCTCTTGATCTAGGAACCCCAAACTTCTTACAGCGTCTTAGCCATATTCAAGAGTCCGTTGATAGTAATTTACAAGAAATAATTAAGGTATTCTGGACAATTGTATCAGAAACACTAATTACAGGTATCCTCGCAGAGATGCCAAAAAACAAAGATGTAGTAACTCCAGTCCGTGAGATGATCAAGGATCATGCTCAAGATGAAAGCCATCATCATGTATACTTTGCCAGTTTATTAGAAACACTCTGGTTTCAACTTCAACCCAAATATCGGTCTGTAATTGGTCCCCTGTTACCAGAGATGATTTTTGCCTTTTTAGAACCAGATATTACCGTGATTAAATATTGTTTAGGGGCAGTGGGTTTAGAAAGTCAGGAAATAGACATGGTGGTAAAAGAATCCTATTCTAGAAGAGATGTAATACTTGGTGTGAAAAAGGCAGCAAACGTGACGTTGAAACACTTTGATATAAATGGCATTTTTGAAGATCCATATACTGCTGAAGCATTTGAAAAAAGTGGTTTATTTAGTTAA
- a CDS encoding Rpn family recombination-promoting nuclease/putative transposase: protein MKRDSIYYQIFKRFPALIFELVDYRPEQALNYRFESVEVKETAFRIDGVFLPPEGVTPRIIFFAEVQFQKEEALYHRFFTESLMYLNRNQSQYDDWYCVVIFPSRSLEPSDTRTHRIFLNSDQVQRIYLDELGIPNTLPIGINLIQLTIASEKEMALQARLLIERVQLESTDALPRNEIIDIITTIAVYKFSSLSREEVEAMLGLTLEQTRVYQEAKAEGREEGREEREAEMLKVTVPLLLKTGMSVEQIAQQLNVDVEAVRLAAQENTEK, encoded by the coding sequence GTGAAACGCGACTCCATTTATTACCAAATTTTTAAGCGCTTTCCTGCATTAATTTTTGAACTTGTTGATTACCGTCCTGAACAGGCGCTGAATTATCGATTTGAGTCGGTTGAGGTGAAAGAAACGGCCTTTCGTATTGATGGGGTCTTTTTACCTCCAGAAGGTGTAACACCCAGGATTATCTTTTTTGCAGAAGTTCAATTTCAAAAAGAGGAAGCTCTTTATCATCGCTTCTTTACTGAGTCGCTCATGTATTTGAACCGGAATCAGTCTCAATACGATGACTGGTACTGTGTGGTAATTTTTCCCTCACGTAGTTTGGAACCAAGCGATACAAGAACTCATCGAATATTTTTAAACAGCGACCAAGTGCAGCGAATTTATCTGGATGAGTTAGGTATTCCCAATACTCTGCCAATAGGCATCAATTTAATACAGTTGACAATTGCCTCAGAGAAAGAGATGGCTCTTCAAGCTCGTCTATTGATTGAGCGGGTACAATTAGAGTCAACGGACGCACTGCCGAGAAACGAAATAATAGATATTATTACAACAATTGCTGTTTACAAGTTTTCGTCTTTGAGTAGAGAGGAAGTAGAAGCTATGCTGGGACTGACTTTAGAGCAAACAAGGGTTTATCAGGAAGCGAAAGCTGAGGGTCGAGAAGAAGGTCGAGAAGAACGGGAAGCTGAAATGTTGAAAGTTACCGTCCCCCTGTTACTAAAAACGGGGATGAGTGTAGAACAGATTGCTCAACAACTCAATGTTGATGTAGAAGCTGTCCGGCTTGCTGCACAGGAGAACACGGAGAAGTAA
- a CDS encoding ParA family protein, producing the protein MPNSPTVVSLGLAGGQGKSTVALMLGRYLGRLGIPVLFVDCDPQSSLTSFLGVQVQPHTPTLLEVLTQPEEKTKITDAIASVPDVKLSDRIVNNTNLFLIPSDDGLESANYKLASSGLSLFILRNRLQPIVNNFGVAIVDPPPERSHLAQTSLGAGDRWVIPAESNVKGVQSLLRTLELIKEFKAALPYGELLGVVPFRARWTGLHPTNATKTSIDTMRQLVGSELMLPHILESDVFKNAINQRVAPTDLLQPNLEYAIHVLAQRLKPALPEEYAKLIPSEPV; encoded by the coding sequence ATGCCAAATTCGCCAACAGTCGTCTCCTTGGGCTTGGCTGGGGGTCAGGGGAAGTCTACAGTAGCCCTGATGCTGGGGAGGTATTTGGGGCGCTTAGGAATTCCCGTTTTGTTTGTAGATTGCGACCCCCAATCTAGCTTGACCAGTTTCTTAGGGGTGCAAGTGCAGCCTCATACCCCAACATTACTGGAAGTTCTGACACAGCCAGAAGAGAAAACAAAAATCACCGATGCCATTGCGTCCGTACCTGACGTTAAACTGAGCGACCGTATTGTTAACAATACCAACCTGTTCTTAATTCCTTCAGATGATGGGTTGGAGAGCGCCAACTATAAATTGGCTTCCAGCGGCTTAAGTCTGTTTATTCTGCGAAATCGCCTCCAACCAATTGTGAATAATTTCGGCGTGGCAATTGTAGACCCACCCCCAGAACGTTCACATTTAGCACAGACTTCCTTGGGTGCTGGGGATAGATGGGTGATTCCAGCAGAGTCAAATGTCAAGGGAGTTCAATCGCTGTTGCGGACTTTGGAATTAATCAAAGAATTTAAAGCAGCCTTACCCTATGGTGAATTACTGGGTGTAGTGCCTTTTCGCGCACGCTGGACTGGGTTGCATCCAACAAATGCTACTAAAACCAGTATTGATACGATGCGGCAGTTGGTGGGTTCGGAGTTGATGTTGCCGCATATTTTGGAATCGGATGTATTCAAAAATGCCATCAATCAACGGGTTGCGCCAACAGACTTGCTCCAGCCAAATCTGGAATATGCGATTCATGTCTTAGCTCAACGACTCAAGCCAGCTTTGCCAGAAGAATATGCCAAATTAATTCCCTCAGAACCAGTGTAA
- a CDS encoding ATP-grasp domain-containing protein produces the protein MKNQASNFILYLDTRSFPLEREEEIKSARNAGLNIAIAASSSEPYKNYNIDHFIQVNLGQYDIAEEIIVNDVRSNNLQVKGVVAWGDISVELASRVGTALNLASTKPEAVLNVRNKANTRRLLTQLASVNPKYAIVHDYNSFSNNLETVGIPCLLKPSGASFGRGIFKVDTYELAEQRFQQFVEYCTPSRDEIYSYFSEEFLLEEYLNGTEHSVAGMVADSQVYILAITDKKINREIPFQYENIVPSKLVPEIQNRIVEIARLAVQLMGINWCGFHIDIMVTDDGPKILEIGGRLGGECINSHLIPLSSSFQLLPYDLLLQVVQGNNPFTKVNFINDATKQSGMRAFLPPRPGRIVRIEGFERVRNHPNTRALIQLKEISDEVFLPIDKTNEYAVGYVIAQCEAGEKIEDILDELSSLVQIETE, from the coding sequence ATGAAAAATCAGGCGAGTAATTTCATTCTGTATCTAGACACACGTTCTTTCCCTTTGGAAAGAGAGGAAGAGATAAAATCTGCTAGGAATGCAGGACTTAATATTGCCATAGCGGCATCTTCCTCAGAACCATACAAGAACTATAATATTGACCATTTTATTCAAGTAAATCTTGGACAATATGATATTGCAGAAGAAATCATAGTTAATGATGTGCGTTCTAACAATCTTCAAGTAAAAGGAGTAGTCGCCTGGGGAGACATATCAGTGGAACTAGCTTCTAGAGTAGGGACGGCTCTCAATTTAGCATCAACTAAGCCTGAAGCGGTTCTGAATGTACGCAATAAGGCAAATACAAGACGACTTCTAACTCAATTAGCCTCTGTTAACCCGAAATATGCAATTGTTCACGACTATAACAGCTTCAGCAATAATTTAGAAACAGTTGGTATTCCCTGTCTACTAAAACCCTCTGGGGCATCTTTCGGGAGAGGAATATTTAAAGTTGATACTTATGAGCTAGCGGAACAACGTTTTCAGCAGTTTGTTGAGTATTGTACTCCAAGTAGAGATGAAATTTACTCTTATTTCTCAGAGGAATTTCTCTTAGAAGAATATTTGAATGGAACTGAGCATTCTGTAGCAGGTATGGTAGCAGATAGCCAAGTATACATATTGGCGATTACTGATAAAAAAATTAATCGGGAAATTCCATTCCAGTACGAGAACATAGTTCCAAGTAAACTTGTACCAGAAATACAAAACCGAATTGTGGAAATAGCCCGTTTAGCAGTACAACTAATGGGTATAAACTGGTGCGGTTTTCATATTGACATAATGGTAACTGATGATGGTCCCAAGATATTAGAAATTGGGGGACGTTTAGGAGGAGAGTGTATTAACTCACACCTAATTCCATTATCTTCATCCTTTCAACTGCTTCCCTATGACTTGCTTCTACAAGTTGTTCAAGGAAACAACCCCTTTACAAAGGTAAATTTTATTAATGATGCGACTAAACAGTCAGGGATGAGGGCATTTTTACCTCCCCGACCTGGCCGGATAGTCCGCATAGAAGGTTTTGAAAGGGTAAGGAATCATCCCAATACCAGGGCGTTAATACAACTCAAAGAAATCAGTGATGAAGTGTTCCTGCCCATCGATAAAACCAATGAATATGCAGTCGGCTATGTCATAGCACAGTGCGAAGCCGGGGAAAAGATTGAAGATATCTTGGATGAACTGAGTTCTTTGGTACAGATTGAGACTGAGTAA
- a CDS encoding methyltransferase domain-containing protein, giving the protein MTNSIEAVDDSITATNGNWRFDRQVTQVFDSHVIKSVPLYEEIQRMVVEISEYFIRDNSTVYDIGSSTGTTLLSMCQQHSSKKNINLFGIEESPSMIESARSKCSYPNVNFILQDVTDHNICFENASFVTSILTMQFIPFNHRLNVLRRIYGGLVEGGALIMVEKTRCENSFFESPWLELYWDFKERQGLTDSMIRQKSKSLRGILNPLTLQQNLELLSESGFSDIEIFFKWYNFSGLIAVKGRLI; this is encoded by the coding sequence ATGACTAATTCAATCGAAGCTGTTGATGATTCAATTACAGCTACTAATGGAAACTGGAGATTCGATCGGCAGGTAACTCAGGTTTTTGACAGTCATGTCATTAAGAGTGTACCTTTATATGAAGAAATTCAGAGAATGGTAGTTGAAATCAGCGAGTATTTTATCAGGGATAATAGTACTGTATACGACATAGGTTCTTCTACGGGCACAACTCTATTGTCTATGTGTCAACAACATAGTTCAAAGAAGAACATTAATTTATTTGGTATAGAGGAAAGCCCATCAATGATAGAAAGTGCCCGAAGTAAATGTAGCTACCCGAATGTTAATTTCATTCTTCAAGATGTAACAGACCACAATATATGTTTTGAAAATGCTAGTTTCGTAACTAGTATTCTAACAATGCAGTTCATACCCTTCAATCACAGGTTAAATGTACTCCGGAGGATTTATGGTGGTTTAGTAGAGGGCGGGGCCTTAATTATGGTTGAAAAAACTAGATGTGAAAATTCATTCTTTGAAAGTCCCTGGCTAGAGCTTTATTGGGACTTTAAAGAGAGGCAAGGTTTAACTGATTCTATGATAAGGCAGAAGTCTAAGAGTTTGAGAGGGATATTGAATCCGTTAACTCTACAACAGAACCTTGAATTGCTTAGTGAATCAGGATTTTCCGATATAGAAATATTTTTCAAGTGGTATAATTTCTCTGGTTTAATAGCAGTTAAAGGTAGGTTGATTTAA
- the psbA gene encoding photosystem II q(b) protein: MTTTLQQRSSANVWDRFCEFITSTNNRLYIGWFGVLMIPTLLAATTCFIIAFIAAPPVDIDGIREPVAGSLMYGNNIISGAVVPSSNAIGLHFYPIWEAASLDEWLYNGGPYQLVVFHFLTGVFCYLGREWELSYRLGMRPWICLAFSAPVAAATAVFLIYPIGQGSFSDGMPLGISGTFNFMIVFQAEHNILMHPFHMLGVAGVFGGSLFSAMHGSLVTSSLVRETTETESLNYGYKFGQEEETYNIVAAHGYFGRLIFQYASFNNSRQLHFLLAAWPVIGIWFTALGVSTMAFNLNGFNFNQSIIDSQGRVIGTWADVINRANLGMEVMHERNAHNFPLDLAAGDVAPVALTAPAING, encoded by the coding sequence ATGACCACAACCTTACAACAGCGCTCCAGCGCCAACGTATGGGATCGCTTCTGCGAATTCATTACCAGCACCAACAACCGCCTCTACATCGGCTGGTTCGGTGTATTAATGATTCCCACCCTCCTAGCTGCAACCACCTGCTTCATCATCGCTTTCATCGCCGCTCCCCCCGTTGACATCGACGGTATCCGTGAGCCAGTTGCAGGTTCCTTAATGTACGGAAACAACATCATCTCCGGTGCAGTTGTTCCTTCTTCTAACGCTATTGGTTTGCACTTCTACCCCATTTGGGAAGCTGCTTCCTTAGATGAGTGGTTGTACAACGGTGGCCCTTACCAATTGGTAGTATTCCACTTCTTAACTGGCGTATTCTGCTACCTGGGTCGTGAGTGGGAACTTTCCTACCGCTTGGGAATGCGTCCTTGGATTTGCCTAGCTTTCTCTGCTCCTGTTGCAGCCGCTACCGCAGTCTTCTTAATCTACCCCATCGGTCAAGGTTCATTCTCTGATGGTATGCCTTTGGGTATCTCTGGAACCTTCAACTTCATGATTGTGTTCCAAGCTGAACATAACATCTTGATGCACCCCTTCCATATGCTTGGTGTAGCTGGTGTGTTTGGTGGAAGCTTATTCTCTGCAATGCACGGTTCTCTAGTTACTTCTTCCTTGGTTCGGGAAACCACCGAAACCGAATCCTTGAACTACGGTTACAAGTTCGGACAAGAAGAAGAAACCTACAACATTGTTGCTGCTCACGGCTACTTCGGTCGCTTAATCTTCCAATACGCTTCATTCAACAACAGCCGTCAACTGCACTTCTTGCTAGCTGCATGGCCTGTAATCGGGATTTGGTTTACCGCTTTGGGTGTGAGCACAATGGCTTTCAACTTGAACGGTTTCAACTTCAACCAATCAATCATTGATTCTCAAGGTCGTGTCATCGGTACTTGGGCTGATGTCATCAACCGCGCTAACCTGGGTATGGAAGTAATGCACGAGCGTAACGCTCACAACTTCCCTCTAGATTTGGCTGCTGGTGATGTTGCTCCTGTGGCTTTAACTGCTCCTGCTATCAACGGTTAA
- a CDS encoding FkbM family methyltransferase, with translation MIDTDGKNLDFYTIHGASFQLLDPDRSVAKETTQGLDYEPAVTQHLKQILEKENLCFLDVGAHYGYYTVYVSKISANSRVYSFEPGAKHLEVLRHNLRINDVEARVYNVALSDETKEVLFHNRTMKVEGELETERIKATTFDELNSQENIRPEIVKIDVHGAEGKVLYGMKKALNETIKYLFIEIHAAHLLVDYSHQQILDILLESGFKLFELDNFRDTTSPIFIPIVDSVYENFINPNKWTEDHIKRERMVFASKNF, from the coding sequence ATGATTGATACTGATGGCAAAAATCTTGATTTTTACACAATTCATGGAGCTAGCTTCCAACTGTTAGATCCAGATAGAAGTGTAGCTAAAGAAACTACCCAAGGACTAGACTATGAACCTGCGGTTACTCAACATTTGAAACAAATCCTAGAAAAAGAGAATCTCTGTTTTTTAGATGTAGGAGCGCATTATGGCTATTACACAGTTTATGTGAGTAAAATCAGTGCTAACAGCCGGGTTTATTCCTTTGAGCCTGGGGCGAAACACCTTGAAGTTTTGAGGCACAATCTCCGAATTAACGACGTTGAGGCTAGGGTTTATAACGTAGCTCTTTCTGATGAAACAAAGGAAGTTCTCTTTCATAATAGAACCATGAAAGTTGAAGGCGAACTAGAAACAGAAAGGATTAAAGCCACAACCTTTGATGAGTTGAATAGTCAGGAAAATATTAGACCCGAAATAGTGAAAATTGATGTGCATGGGGCTGAGGGGAAAGTGCTATATGGGATGAAAAAAGCGCTCAATGAGACTATCAAATATCTCTTTATCGAAATTCATGCTGCTCATTTGTTAGTGGATTATTCCCACCAACAAATACTGGACATCCTTTTGGAGTCAGGTTTCAAACTGTTTGAACTAGATAATTTCAGAGATACTACATCACCTATCTTCATTCCAATTGTCGATTCTGTCTACGAGAACTTCATTAACCCGAATAAGTGGACAGAGGATCACATTAAACGCGAAAGGATGGTTTTTGCTAGCAAAAATTTTTAA
- a CDS encoding tyrosine-type recombinase/integrase, translating to MNIHAIAKNNFNPESLALTEPLPITLHPAEVYINSLGEGSRRTMREALNAIASLLTNNTCDASTLDWSKLRYQHTAAVRSVLMEKYSPAMANKMLCALRRTLKEAWRLGLMSTDEYGRAVDIESVRGKSLLKGREIDAEEISALWDDCIQDDSTLGRRDAALLAVLTVGLRRSEVTYLDLSDFKPRSRSLTIREAKGRKERIVYLPEGGVQALLDWLLLRGQAPGPLFYPLNKAKKIILRRMSEQGVLRALQRRGEKAEVDAFTPHDFRRTFIGNLLDAGADIVTIAKLAGHASPSTTSKYDRRGEAAKKRAIDLLNVPYSRRDKRN from the coding sequence GTGAACATCCACGCGATCGCTAAAAATAACTTCAACCCTGAGTCACTCGCACTAACAGAGCCGCTGCCCATCACCTTGCACCCAGCTGAAGTTTATATCAACAGTCTTGGGGAGGGTTCAAGGCGGACGATGCGGGAGGCGTTGAATGCGATCGCTTCTCTTTTGACCAATAATACTTGTGATGCTAGTACTTTAGACTGGTCTAAGTTGCGTTACCAGCACACTGCTGCGGTACGGTCGGTGCTGATGGAAAAATACAGTCCGGCAATGGCTAATAAAATGTTGTGTGCGTTGCGGCGGACGCTTAAGGAAGCATGGCGCTTGGGGTTAATGTCCACGGATGAGTATGGACGAGCGGTTGATATTGAATCTGTGCGGGGCAAAAGTTTGTTGAAAGGGCGAGAAATTGATGCTGAAGAAATCTCTGCACTTTGGGATGATTGTATTCAAGATGACTCTACATTGGGTCGGAGGGATGCGGCACTGCTGGCAGTTTTGACGGTAGGGTTGCGTCGCAGTGAGGTGACTTACCTTGATTTGAGCGATTTTAAGCCGCGCAGTCGCTCACTAACAATACGTGAAGCGAAGGGGCGGAAGGAACGAATTGTCTACTTACCTGAAGGTGGTGTGCAAGCTCTCCTTGATTGGCTACTGCTCCGGGGTCAAGCACCAGGTCCGCTTTTTTATCCCTTAAATAAGGCAAAGAAAATCATACTGAGACGGATGAGTGAGCAGGGGGTGTTGCGAGCATTGCAGCGGCGGGGAGAAAAAGCTGAGGTGGATGCGTTTACACCTCATGATTTTAGAAGAACTTTTATCGGTAATCTATTGGATGCGGGGGCAGATATCGTTACCATAGCCAAACTTGCAGGTCATGCGTCGCCGAGTACTACAAGTAAGTATGATAGGCGTGGGGAAGCGGCCAAGAAACGGGCGATTGATTTGTTGAATGTACCTTACAGTAGGCGGGATAAGCGTAATTAA